Genomic window (Gemmatimonadaceae bacterium):
ACCGCCCGAGGGATCGGCGGCCGGCCACATGACGCCTGCGGGCGCATCGTCCAGCACCGCGCGGGTAGACCGGTCGAAGATGACGGTGACCACGGCGGTCACGTACGAGAACGCCGAAGACGTGTTCAAGGCGGGCCACTATCCCGAGGCGGCCGCGATGTTCGAGAGCTACGTGGCTTCCAACCCCGGGAACGCGTTCGGCTTCTACATGCTCGGCCTCTCCACCTGGAAGGCGGGCGACTTCTCGCGCGCCGAGGGCGCGTTCGACACGGCCATCAAGCTCGATTCCACGTTCGTGAAGAGTTACTTCAACTCGGCGCGCGTGCTGCTGGACATGAAGCGGGCGCCCGAGGCGCTGGAGCGCATCGAGAAGGGGCTGAGCCTGGACTCCACGTCGGGTGACGGGCTGCGCCTCAAGGCGCGGGCGCTGGCGCAGAGCGGCAACGTGGACAGCGCGATGGCCACGTACCGCCGTCTGCTCGTCATCAACGACGAGGACGTGTGGGGGCTCAACAACCTGGGCGTGCTGCTGCTCGACTCCGGGGACTTCCAGGGCGCGCTGGGCCCGTTGGCCCGGGTGGTGCAGCTCAAGCCGACGGCGCCGCTCTTCCAGAACAACTTCGGCATGGCGCTCGAGCGGTCGGGATACCCGGTGGCCGCCAAGCATGCGTATGAAGCCGCGGTGCGCGACGACTCGACCTTCACCAAGGCGGTGACGAACCTGCGGCGGCTGCGCGGCATCGTCACCGACTCCACGGCCGTGGACGACGTGAACCCGCAGGATCTGGCCGAGCAGTTCCGCCAGCGGGTGAAGACGTGGAAGGACAGTGCGACGACGGGCAAGGTAGGACGGTAGGACGGTAGGACGGTAGGACGGTAGGACGGTGAACAGCGGCCGAGCTCCGCGGACGAGGTCCGCGGAGCTCGGTTGCGTTCGGGACGTCGATGCGCGCATGCTACGTCCGGCGCGGGCGCAAAACAAATCCGGGCGCGCTCCGTAGGGACCCGGGACGAGCCAACCGTCGAGGGGTATCGGTTGTCTAATCGGCACGGTTGCCCGTTCGCCCGCCTCCGCCCCCGGGGATCCCGATGTTCAATCTGAAGCTCGCCTTCCGGACGCTGTTCAAGTCGCCCTTCGTCACCGGCGTCGCCATTCTCTCGCTGGCGCTGGGCATCGGAGCGAACGCGGGCATCTACTCGATCTTCAACCAGCTTCTCCTGCGGCCGCTCCCCGTGCCGCACCCGGAGCGGCTGGTGAATTTCGGCGCGCCGGGTCCCAATCCGGGCTCCCAGTCGTGCGGCCAGGCCGGCGGGTGCGACGAGGTGTTCAGCTATCCGATGTTCCGCGATCTCCAACGCGCGGAGACGGGATTCAGCGGCATCGCCGCCCACTGGCTCACCGGCGCCAACATCGCGTACCACGAGCAGACGGTGAGCGCCGACCAGATGCTCGTGTCGGGCTCGTACTTTCCGGTGCTCGGCCTGAATCCGGCGCTGGGGCGCCTGCTGGGGCCGGCCGACGATCAGGGAATCGGCGACAACTACGTGGCCGTGCTGAGCTACGACTTCTGGCAATCGCACCTGGGCGGGAGCTCCGCGGTGCTCAATCAGCCGATCGTGGTCAACGGCCAGACGATGACGATCGTGGGCGTGGCGCCCAAGGGATTCCAGGGCACCACGCTGGGCGCGACGCCGGCGGTGTTCATCCCGATCAGCATGCGCACCGTGGTCAACCCGGGGTTCAAGGACTTCGAGAATCGCCGCAGCTACTGGATCTACGTGTTCGGCCGCCTCAAGCCCGGCGTGTCCATGAACCAGGCCCGGGCGCGCATCAACGCCGTGTACCACTCGATCATCAACACCGTCGAGGCGCCGCTGCAGACGGGGATGAGCGCCACGACGATGAAAGTGTTCCGCGCCAAGGAGCTCACGCTGGCCGACGGTCGCCGCGGCCAGAGCTCGGTGAGCGGGCAGGCGCGCACGCCGCTGCTGATGCTGCTGTCCATCACCGCGATCGTGCTGCTCATCGCCTGCGCGAACATCGCCAACCTGCTGTTGGCCCGCGCGGCGAGCCGCTCGCTCGAGATGGCCGTGCGCCTGTCGTTGGGCGCCACGCGGGCCCAGGTGCTGGGGCAGCTCCTGATCGAGTCGTGCCTGCTCGCCGTACTCGGCGGCGTAGCCAGCCTGGCCGTGGCGCACTGGACGGTGGGCCTCATGACGTCGCTCCTGCCGGCCGACGAGTCGGCCACGATGCAGTTCCATCTCAGCATGAACGCCGTGTGGTTCGCGGCGGCGCTGTCGATCGGCACCGGACTGCTGTTCGGGCTCTTCCCGGCGCTGCACGCCACGCGCCCCGACCTCGTCTCGGCGCTGCGCGACAACTCGGGCAAGGCGTCGGGCACGCGCGCCGCGGCGCGGTTCCGCACGTCGCTGGTCACGGCGCAGATCGCGCTGTCCATGGCGCTGCTCATCTCGGCGGGGTTGTTCATCAAGAGCCTGGGTAACGTGAGCCGGGTGGATCTGGGCATGAAGGTGGAGAACGTTTCCACCTTCGCCATCTCGCCCGTGCGCAACGGCTACCAGCCGGCGCGCTCGGCGGTGCTGTTCACGCGCGCGCAGGACGAACTGGCGGCCATCCCGGGCGTGACCGGGGTGACGGAGGCGCTCGTGCCGCTGCTGGCCGGCAACAATTGGGGGCAGGACGTTTCCGTGGAAGGCTTCAAGAAGGGACCGGACGTGGACGCCGGCTCACGGTTCAATGCCGTCGGACCGAACTATTTCCACGTGATCGGCATGCCCATGCTGTCGGGCCGCGACTTCACGGAATCCGATGCGCTGGGCGCGCCGAAGGTGGCGGTGGTGAACGAGACCTTTGCCAAGAAGTTCCATCTGGGGCGGGATGCGGTGGGCAAGCACATGTCGATGGGCAACGATTCGCTCGACATCGAGATCGTCGGGCTGGTCAAGGACGCCAAGTACAGCGACGTCAAGCGGGCCGTGCCGCCGGTGGTCTTCGTGCCCTATCGCCAGGACAGCACCATCGGCAACATCCACTTCTACGTGCGCAGCGCGGGCAATCCGCAGCAGGTGCTGCGCGCGATTCCCGGCGTGGTCAAGAAGCTCGACCCCAACCTGCCGGTGCAGGATCTCAAGACGCTGTCGCAGCAGGTGAAGGAGAACGTCTTCCTCGACCGCATGATCGGCACGCTGTCCTCGGCGTTCGCCCTGCTGGCCACGCTGCTCGCGGCGATCGGCCTCTACGGCGTGCTCGCCTACTCGGTGGCGCAGCGCACGCGCGAGATCGGCGTGCGGATGGCCCTGGGAGCCGACGGACCGCGCGTGCGCGCGATGGTGCTGCGGCAGGTCGGCGTGATGACGGTCGTCGGCGCGGTGATCGGGATCGTCGGCGCCCTCGCGCTGGGGCGCGGTGCGCGCTCGCTGCTGTACGGGCTGCAGGGGTTCGATCCCACCGTGATGGCGGTGTCCACGCTGGTGTTGGCGGCGGTCGCGTTCGGCGCCGGCTACGTGCCCGCGTTGCGCGCGTCGCGCACCGATCCGATGCACGCGTTGCGGTACGAGTAACGCCGCGCGCTACTGGCCGGGCGGCAACCGGAAGATGGCCAGTTGCGGGTGCAGCGATCCGGGCAGCGGCGCTCCCCCGGGAGCGGCAAAGCGCACGGTGATCGCCGACGCGCTGGCCGGCGTGTCCAGCCGCCAGAACGACATCGCGCCCGGCGCCATCTCCTGGACCGTGGCACCGGCGGAGATCGGACGCACCGGAATCGGAAACGGCAGCGTGCCGCCGCCGGCGCCCGAGATCGACGCCACGCTCGACCAGAGCGCCCGCAGGTTGCGCGAGGCGAACCGGTCAACCGGCGGCGCGATGGTCCGTGGCAGGCCGGGCAGGCTGTCGGTGAACAGCGCGAGCCCGAAGTTCGCGAACAGCGCGGCGAACGGCTGGCCCGTGGCCGCTTCGATGTCGGCGATGCCATCGGCCGGCCCGGTCTCGAGCTTGCGATAGAATTCGCTCCCCATCTGATCGCCCAGCCACCGCATTAGCGCCCAGTCGCCGCCGCGCCATGCCAGACCGAACTGGCCGTCGTTCTGCAACGTCAGGCTCACGGTGTCCGGCAACGTGGCGTAGTCATACGAATCGAGCATGAACCCGCGCGCGAAAGCGACCGCCGAGTCGGGAAGCAGCTGCGCCGGATCGGTGCGGCACGCCGGCGGCGGGCACCGGGCCTCGTAGTAGGCCGACCCCAACTCTTCGGCCACCAGGCTCAGCCCCTCGTCCATCCAGCTCGCCCCCGGCTGGCCATGGCTCACGATCGTATGCTGCGAGAAGTTGATCAGGTGCTGCATCTCGTGCAGAAACACCACCGGCACCTCGTCGTCCACGTCGCTCACGTTGTGCGCGCAGCTGAACTGCCCGCTCGGATCGGGCACGATCGAGTAGAAGATCTCGCCCTGATTGGAATTCGGATCGGCGCCGCCGTTGAAGTCCTCGGCGTTGAAGAACCCGGCCACGTATCCCTGCGAGTAACAGGTTGCGGCCGGCACGCCGGCATTGACCACGGGCGACAGCAGCATGATCACGCGCCCATTCCTGTCGATATCCGACGGCTGGCCGAATGCCGTCGTGTCGATCGGGTAGAGGGTGCGATCGAAATACTGGCCGTACTTTTGCAGCTGCGCCGCGGTGAATCCGCCGGATGGCGCGGCCACATCCTGGTACACGAGCACGCTGCCGCCCACGTAGTCCAGCCGAGCCGTCACGGACTTCCAGGCCGGATGCGCGGCGTCGAAGCTCGACAGCACATGGAAACTCCGCGTGCTCCCAACCGCCGGCGGCGCGAGCGAGGCCGCGGGGGCGCTGCTTCGTGACGCCTGGCTGAACGACGGTGATTGGGCGATCGCCCTGGCGCGCGCGAGGAGCAGGTGATCGACCGCGCGCTGCCGCGTGGGAATGAACGCGGCCGGGCCGCCCGTGGCCGGCGCCGCGCCCGCACCCGCCGCCGGCCACTGCATGGCCGGCGCGCGGTCTCCGGCGCTCGACGCCGCGGGCCCGAGGGTGGACAGTGTGTACGTCACGAGCTGAGCCGGCGCCTGGCCGGTGGGAAACTGCGCCACCACCAGATAGCGTGAGCCGCTGCCGGCCAGTGTCACCGTCACGCCACCGTTCGCGCAGTCCACCACCGTTGCCTGCGCCACGCCGAGCGTCACCACGCCGCTCGACGCGCACGGCGCGCTGCGCGCCAGCGCCGCGGGCGCGGTGGGGGCGTCGCCGGTGCGTGAGCATCCGACCACGGCCGTTGCGGCGATCATGGCGGGGAAGAGCGCGAGCGAACGCGGGGCGCGGGCGCCGACGCGTCCGCTGCGCCGCTCGCGCGAAGACGCGGAGCGAACGTCGAACATGGGGAGTGTACGGTTGGGGGGGAACGACAGGCTGGCGACGGCGGGGCTCGACGGGAGCGCCGGCGGCCATGGCGCCGCCGGTCAG
Coding sequences:
- a CDS encoding tetratricopeptide repeat protein, with the translated sequence MTVTTAVTYENAEDVFKAGHYPEAAAMFESYVASNPGNAFGFYMLGLSTWKAGDFSRAEGAFDTAIKLDSTFVKSYFNSARVLLDMKRAPEALERIEKGLSLDSTSGDGLRLKARALAQSGNVDSAMATYRRLLVINDEDVWGLNNLGVLLLDSGDFQGALGPLARVVQLKPTAPLFQNNFGMALERSGYPVAAKHAYEAAVRDDSTFTKAVTNLRRLRGIVTDSTAVDDVNPQDLAEQFRQRVKTWKDSATTGKVGR
- a CDS encoding ABC transporter permease, with the protein product MFNLKLAFRTLFKSPFVTGVAILSLALGIGANAGIYSIFNQLLLRPLPVPHPERLVNFGAPGPNPGSQSCGQAGGCDEVFSYPMFRDLQRAETGFSGIAAHWLTGANIAYHEQTVSADQMLVSGSYFPVLGLNPALGRLLGPADDQGIGDNYVAVLSYDFWQSHLGGSSAVLNQPIVVNGQTMTIVGVAPKGFQGTTLGATPAVFIPISMRTVVNPGFKDFENRRSYWIYVFGRLKPGVSMNQARARINAVYHSIINTVEAPLQTGMSATTMKVFRAKELTLADGRRGQSSVSGQARTPLLMLLSITAIVLLIACANIANLLLARAASRSLEMAVRLSLGATRAQVLGQLLIESCLLAVLGGVASLAVAHWTVGLMTSLLPADESATMQFHLSMNAVWFAAALSIGTGLLFGLFPALHATRPDLVSALRDNSGKASGTRAAARFRTSLVTAQIALSMALLISAGLFIKSLGNVSRVDLGMKVENVSTFAISPVRNGYQPARSAVLFTRAQDELAAIPGVTGVTEALVPLLAGNNWGQDVSVEGFKKGPDVDAGSRFNAVGPNYFHVIGMPMLSGRDFTESDALGAPKVAVVNETFAKKFHLGRDAVGKHMSMGNDSLDIEIVGLVKDAKYSDVKRAVPPVVFVPYRQDSTIGNIHFYVRSAGNPQQVLRAIPGVVKKLDPNLPVQDLKTLSQQVKENVFLDRMIGTLSSAFALLATLLAAIGLYGVLAYSVAQRTREIGVRMALGADGPRVRAMVLRQVGVMTVVGAVIGIVGALALGRGARSLLYGLQGFDPTVMAVSTLVLAAVAFGAGYVPALRASRTDPMHALRYE